From the Deltaproteobacteria bacterium genome, the window CGAAAGATCGGCCGCCACGGAAACAGCTTTCCCGCCATTCTCCCGGATCCGGCGGACCGTCTCCTCCGCTGCATCACGATCCGACCGGAAATGAACCGCCACGCGATATCCGGAACGGGCGAAACCGATGGACAGAGTACGACCCAGTCCACGGGAACCGCCGGTAACCAGAACGACTTCCTTTTCTTCCCCTGCCGTCATCCGATCCTCACGCTCCCCTCCCGACCCGGTCAAGCGCTTTCTGCAGGGAGGAGACCACCCATGCCATTTCCTCCGGGGTGTGGGTCGCCATCACCGAAAAGCGGAGCCTCGACCTCCCTTCGGGAACGGTCGGAGGACGAATGGCCGGCGCAAAAATCCCCCGATCGAAAAGATCTCCGGCCACCCGAACCGCCTTTTCCGCCGGTCCGAGGATCACGGGAAAGATCGGCGTCTCCCGCGATACGGAGGAAAAACCTATCGATTCAAGCCCTTCCGCCAGAAACTCAATGTTCCGCCTGAGCCTCGCCCGAAGCTTTTCTCCCTCTTCTCCCTGAACGAGGGCAAGAGCCGCCGAGGAGGCCGCCAGGACCGCGGGGGGCAGGGCCGTGGAATAGATCAGCGGACGGGCCCTGTTGATCAGCATTTTGATCAGGTCCCTGCTTCCGGCAACGTAGGCGCCGAAGGAACCGAAGGCCTTGCCGAGTGTCCCCATACGGAGGGTAATGCCGCTCTCCAGATCGAAATAATCGACCGCTCCCCTCCCCTTCTTCCCCAACCAACCCGTGGCATGGGCCTCATCAAGATAGATGTGGGCATCATACCGTCCGGCGAGTTTCTCGATCGCGGGAAGCGGAGCAATATCGCCATCCATACTGAAGACACTCTCTGTGGCAATCCATCGAGCCCCACCACAAGTATTTGCTTTAAGTTTATTCTCCAACTCTTTGATATGTATATGTTTATACACAACGATACCGGATCGTGAAAGACGACACCCGTCGATGATAGAGGCATGATTCAGCGCATCGCTGAAGATCCGACCCCCCTCCCGGGTAAGAGCGGAGAGTACACCGGTATTTGCCGCATAACCGGAATTAAAGAGAAGGACCGCCTCACATCCCAAAAAGTCGGCGATCTCTTCCTCTAATTTCGCATGGAGCCGGGAGGTACCGGAAAGAAGACGCGAGGAACCACTGCCGGTCCCCCATTCGGCAATAGCCTCAGACGCTGCGGCTTTCAACACAGGATGCCCGGCCAGTCCCAGGTAATCATTGGAGGCGAGACAGATCAGGTCCCTCCCCCCGATCCGGATGCGGGAACCCTGGGGAGAATCGACCCTCTGCAGCCTTCGATAAAGCCCCTCGGTCTTCAACCAGGCAAGCGATTCTTTAAACACCGGGAACCTCCGTAATCAAACAGGGGACCGATTCCAGCTCCGTCACGATCGCCTTGATGGAAGCCGAGTCCTCAACAAAAAAAACCCGGCCGCCGAAAGTCTCCCCTTTTTCCTTAATTCGGGTGAGTCGAACATAGCCGACAGACCGGGAGGCGACATAACCCGTAGTGTAGTCAGGATCATCGGAACAGCAAAGCTCAGCCACTATGCCGGGGGCGGCGGCCACCTTGGAGGCCAGGACCGACGCTTCCATGACCCGGGGATGATAGATTTTCAGATTCCGCAACAGTCTTTCCAGATCATCCCTCGCCTTTTCCGTCAAGTCCATCCGGGTCACCCGGACCCCCCGTTCCCGGTCCGGTTCCAGACGGCGGCCGTTTCCGGCATGCATCAACATTGCCCCCCGCATGTTTCCGCCCGAAGGTGCGGCTCCCCGAGTAAGCTCATAAAAGGCCTGACTCACGGCTTCATGCGACACACCGCACTTACGGAGCAAACCGGAAACATTCATCGCCGCCTCCCGGGGGCCTTGATGTTTCAGGGTCCGTACAGGAAGCAGTGGAATCTTCCGGATTGATGATCGTTTGAGACGGTCCGCACCGAAGACAATGGAGGTCGGCTCTCCTCCCTTGTGCAACAGCGCACGCTCCGCCATCTTTGCCAACACCTGCGGAATGACTTCCCTTGCTACGATCCGTTCAGCGCCACAGAGATGCTCTTCCCCGATGGAAGCGTGCATCCGGAGGCTGAAGAGTTCTTCTCTACGCTTCATTATTCTCCCCCCTTCCCCGCCGCCGGACCTCCGGCAACCCGGAGCCCATGGGACGCAACCAGGACCCGGTCCTTTTCAGGCGCCGTCCCGGGCGTGGTCAGGTAATCCCCGGTCAGGAGTCCATCAATCCCGGCATCGAGCAATCTCCCCTGCTCTTTTCCGAGCTGGATTTCCCGTCCCGCACAGGCACGGATTTCGACTCCGGGATGGATCAGGCGGAAGAGGGCAACGGTTTTCAGGATCTCCTCCCGCCCCATCGACTGCACGTCGGCCAGGGGGGTGCCGGGGATGGGATGGAGAAAATTAAGGGGGATGGAATCAACCTTCAGGTCCCGGAGGGTCAGGGCCATCTCCATCCGCTGTGCCATCGTCTCTCCCATGCCGAGGATCCCGCCGCAGCAGACCTCAAGACCCGCAGCCTTGGCATTCCGGACCGTCTTCAAACGGCGGTCGAAGGAGTGGGTCGTGCAAACAGCTGCATAAAAGCTGCGGGCCGTCTCGATGTTGTGATGATACCGGAGCAGACCGGCCTCCTTCAATGCCTTCAGTTCCGGGAGGTCCAGCGTCCCCAGTGAGGCACAGGGACGGATCCGCCCCGCCGCCCGCATCTTCCGGAGCATGGCCTCGATCTTGCTCAGGTCCTCTCTCGTTGCCCTCCGACCACTGGTGAC encodes:
- the bioF gene encoding 8-amino-7-oxononanoate synthase, which gives rise to MFKESLAWLKTEGLYRRLQRVDSPQGSRIRIGGRDLICLASNDYLGLAGHPVLKAAASEAIAEWGTGSGSSRLLSGTSRLHAKLEEEIADFLGCEAVLLFNSGYAANTGVLSALTREGGRIFSDALNHASIIDGCRLSRSGIVVYKHIHIKELENKLKANTCGGARWIATESVFSMDGDIAPLPAIEKLAGRYDAHIYLDEAHATGWLGKKGRGAVDYFDLESGITLRMGTLGKAFGSFGAYVAGSRDLIKMLINRARPLIYSTALPPAVLAASSAALALVQGEEGEKLRARLRRNIEFLAEGLESIGFSSVSRETPIFPVILGPAEKAVRVAGDLFDRGIFAPAIRPPTVPEGRSRLRFSVMATHTPEEMAWVVSSLQKALDRVGRGA
- the bioB gene encoding biotin synthase BioB — translated: MQKKYRTLIQQAEEGGSLNWEEANALVQVDLPELMAAACRVRERFRGDAVSLCAIINAKSGRCGEDCRFCAQSAHHKTGVSTYPLIPEEQILEGADRSAGDGVHLFCIVTSGRRATREDLSKIEAMLRKMRAAGRIRPCASLGTLDLPELKALKEAGLLRYHHNIETARSFYAAVCTTHSFDRRLKTVRNAKAAGLEVCCGGILGMGETMAQRMEMALTLRDLKVDSIPLNFLHPIPGTPLADVQSMGREEILKTVALFRLIHPGVEIRACAGREIQLGKEQGRLLDAGIDGLLTGDYLTTPGTAPEKDRVLVASHGLRVAGGPAAGKGGE
- a CDS encoding 6-carboxyhexanoate--CoA ligase — translated: MKRREELFSLRMHASIGEEHLCGAERIVAREVIPQVLAKMAERALLHKGGEPTSIVFGADRLKRSSIRKIPLLPVRTLKHQGPREAAMNVSGLLRKCGVSHEAVSQAFYELTRGAAPSGGNMRGAMLMHAGNGRRLEPDRERGVRVTRMDLTEKARDDLERLLRNLKIYHPRVMEASVLASKVAAAPGIVAELCCSDDPDYTTGYVASRSVGYVRLTRIKEKGETFGGRVFFVEDSASIKAIVTELESVPCLITEVPGV